Sequence from the Equus caballus isolate H_3958 breed thoroughbred chromosome 6, TB-T2T, whole genome shotgun sequence genome:
TAAAGGTTCATTTAGCTGGAGGTAAAATTGTTTTCTATGATCAGCTAAGTTCTTCATCTTATATTGTCACTTTTTATTGCCACTTTTTTTCAGCTTCCAAATCCTTATCTTTGCATCTGAGATTTCAAAACATGAGGGCATATACATATTAGGGAAATATACACTGAATTATCTGGAGTTGTAGTTAAAggcaatttgttaaaattttaactaaCATCTGAGGAGAACACTTGTATAACACATAAATTTGTGATCCTTTAGGAATGAAGTTCTTGGATCTCAAATCTTCCTGAGAATTATTCATAATCATTAGATATTTTCCTTCAGGCACAGAAAGCATAAATACTCCAAAGGATAAAGTGTTGATTAATTTTATACAACACTGTGGGTAAAGCTTAGAAAACTACCCAAAATATACATAAGTATATTGTAGTAATGGGAAAATTTACTACACTAGTTTAAAAATAcgcaaaataaaaatacctaatCAAACCATTTATGAGGTTGCCATTAATAGACAGGGAAAAATGATCATAGATTGTGGGGTAGAGTGAGATCCATTCAGAGAGCAATGGAATATGAGTGTGCTCTGTTCAGCACGATGACAAAAGAGTTAAATAGTGAAGCAGAGATGATTTTGTCTGAATAAAGCTATGTATATATCTTCTTAAAAaagttgtttgcatttttaagtctttttggTAGTCTGCTATAGGACTCAAAATGATGAAAAGAATCGATAtgtctaaaattttaaagatcataTTTTCTGTTAGATATACTTTAATCCACATTTGTCCTATTTTTCCCATTAAAGtagtaactttaattttttctaagcTTGTAAATTTTGATTCAGGGAAAAtggtgaaaggagaaaaatagaatacAATTATAATTTAGTactgaaaaacattttcttttttaaagttacatGATATTCACAGTATCTAACACAACTAGGCCCGACTTCTAATGCTTTGGTAATGtgaattttgttaatgttttgtaGTTGTGTGATGGGGGTAGCTGGTGTGTGAAATTGTTGAAGTTGCACAAAGAAATAATATGACTTGGTATAATTCTGATATAGgtgttttaaatatatgcattccTACAGTTGTTGCCATTGGAGTAATTTgtgtaaaggaagaaaaatttgtaATAGATTGCTTCACAATTATGTGAGTATAATAGGAATGTCCctgaaaaatgtcatttcttttcattcataTATGTCAACAGAGattggtttcatttttcttgtttgatgTATATGACATGGACATGGAAGGTGGGCCAAGTTTTCTTAAAAATCCTTATGGTTTACAATATATAGCTACTTCAAGAAGTTTTTGTCTtgcttttaaacttaaatttacaGATTGTAGAATTTCTccactattaaaataattttccatgtatttttaaCTTCCTTGGACAATAGTCTCCagggaaatgttttcttctttttaaaaatttttaatcagTTAATTCTCTTGAGACAAATATCACAGAGTACAAAAAGTCTGATTCTCCTTGTAATCTCACAAACTAAGAAACAAGCAATTGTGCTTTTCATATAGACCAAAAACATCTCAAAGTAAACAACCAGTCTGAAATCTTTTCTTACCCCTCCtttctaatcttttaaaatatatatttattttcattttgtatatatTCCAGAAAATGTACTCTAACTTAAATATAACATAAATCGGAGAAAATTACTTGTtcaaaaaattaatgagaagaaatgaaactattaATTTTCTTGtcatgataaaatttgagcttacACATCATAAATGTGTGATGCTTGTGCAGATGTATTTTGGAAGATAATCCAAGACAATGCCAAGGGTTAAGGCAGTATAAAAAAACATGATGGATATGTAACACTAGAAATTGCCTCTGTTCTGGGACTCACATCATAAGAAGACAGTTGGGAATGAAATTGCCAATAGAGACATTAAGgtttggaaaaaaattgtttttattttaatcgTATTAGTTTTACTGggtgaagctggaaaaaaaagaaagattgcttTGTAAAccattgaaatatatttcacGAAGTTAGAACTGATGCTTTTTACAAAACAAACATTAAGCTTACCATACCAAAACTTATACTGAAGTAGTTGAGTTATCTGAAAGAGAAATCTTTGAATCTTTCATTTTGTAGGAATCAAGATTTGAATATATATCCTTCATAGTATCCAACGGAATCTCAGAGAtgcattttattaaatgaatatgtTGTTTTCTCCAGATAATCATAATTGCTTACACATTTAGTACACATAGTTATTATGAATATTGTGAAATATCTCACTGGAAAAACAGCTTTGTCTTGAACttaggaaattttcttttatgtttaccAAGCATCATATCGAATTCAatagaatttaaacatttcacaaaCTGTCAAATTTTCATATCTAAGGAATATCTTATCTCTTACCTATAAATTGCCAAAGCTGTTACAGAAGCCCCTGGGATGGTAAGAATCATTGGAAACAATGACCATTTTATTTCATCCAGGAAGTATTTTCTTGTagaattaggaagaaaaataatgttgtCAAGTAGTTTgtaagttttctttaaattttttttttaggattttgtAATTTAAAGTTAGGCTAGAGAGTTCCCATGTATGATTCTATTTCTGACTTTATACTCTGGCACACTATAGAACGTGTCATTGTTGATTGATGTTTCCCTATGCTTTTCGCCTTTAAAATAGACTAACATGAGTATGAAGTTTACTTAAGTGGACAGAATATAGATATTTTTAGAAGAATGATCCATTTGCAGAGaatggggaaggaaagaaaaaaaagtaagaaagaaatgaagtaaaagagggaagaaaaaaaacttaGGTGTATTGTAATCATTTATAGCCATTGGAATATTTGTAGTTTTTTAGATACCAGAACTGGAAGATGTGAAATGTAATAAGATTAAAATGCAATTTAACATACGACGCAATAATTCTTCCTCAGGAAAGTAttgtcattctttaaaaaaaaaaattggtgataGACTTCTGAGGTGATAAATGTGAGAGCATAGGTATGGTcagggagaagacagaaaaacaagaagaaatgaaaaggttAACATAATTCTGAATCGTTACGTGCTGAATCACAAAGACAGGTTGGATGTGAATAAAAGAGAAGAGGCTGCTATGGGGACAGGGGGAAGCACGCAGGGCAGTGACACTAATACGAACTAGCGAGCAGGTCaagctaacattttatttttttaaatagcttgttTTCTAGAACTCTCCTCTGTCACTGGAGATAATCAGTAAAGCATGTTACATAATGATGTAAACATCATGCACTAGGATATGCTTTATGTCTATTTGGGcatatatcagacaaaggagAACAAGCAGGGTGAGAGAGATGAAAGTAAATTCAAGTCTCTGGAAAAACAGGGAAAGCAAAGCTAAAAGAGGTTACGAGGGTTAAAGCTTGAAATTTCCAGAAGTTTTCTGAAAGTATTGGATTCCCACTGTATATGGGATAGAGAATGTTTAGGTGAAgtttatgttaattttaaaaggcagagaggCCTCAGCTAAAATCTGACCTGGAGAATAACAAAGTCCACCATAAAAAgtgagaaacacagaggaagagGTGTTTGGCAAAGAACAATGAACCTTATTCCTCTATAAAGTGAGGATAGCGAAACTTTATCTCCCTCAAAGCAAATGGCTTTTCAAAGATTTCTTGAGGTCCTGTGTAGCCTAACATCTACGACTCAATGAGAGAGTTTCACTACTTTGTATTTCCATCATAAAAACAAATGATTCttttaacaaaagcaaaaaaaaagaagaaaagaaacagaagaagaagaataggTCACTAGAtggtgtaaaatattttaatataaactaaATAGACAGGGAAGAATTGCAAATACAGAAGACGAAAgttaaattatgaaaatttttttgtttctttcggTTCTATATGACACTATCAGTCCATTTGAAATGTCTGATTTAAGACacttgaaaaaggaaaacaaaagaagagttCTATTTAGTTAATGAAATTTTGAGTAAAACTTATGTGAGTAAATTTTTATAGGTGTTACTTCTGTCTAGCAGAATATTAAAGGAGGTTGGCTGTGGGTAACAATGTGTTTATGGAGGATCTCAAGATAATTGGTATTGCATGCAACATTTTCCCctttaattctcattttttccctattctttattttattttattttgtagaagTCAGCTATGAGAAACCACACGACAGTGAGAACCTTTATTCTCCTTGGACTGACTGATGATCTACAATTACAGGTGGtcatatttcttctcctttttttcaccTACATGTTGAGTGTCACTGAGAATCTAACCATCATCGCCCTCACCCTACTGGATTCTCATCTAAAGAtgcccatgtatttcttcctcagaaatttctcatttttagaaaTCTTATTCACAACTGTCTGCATCCCCAAATTCCTTGTCAGTATGGCAACAGGTGATAAGACTATTTCTTACAACAGTTGTGCCGCACAGATGTTTTTTACTATTCTCTTGGGTGCAACCGAATTTTTTCTGCTGGCTGccatgtcctatgaccgctatgtggccatctgcaaaccccTGCATTACACCACCATCATGAATAGCAGACTTTGCAGCTTGTTGGTCTTTGCTTCATGGTTGGCtggttttataataatttttccaCCACTCCTTGTGGGTCTCCAGCTTGATTTCTGTGCAGTCAATACTGTagatcatttcttctgtgatgtttttcCTATATTGCAACTCTCTTGCACAGACACAGATTTAGTAGAATTAATGGCGCTTCTCTCAGCCATTTTGACGCTCCTGGTTACACTGGTGTTAGTGATTCTCTCCTACACAAACATCATCAAGGCTATTCTGAAGATTCCTTCATCTCAACAGAGGAAGAAAGCCTTTTCTACATGTTCTTCTCACATGGTTGTTGTGTCCATTTCTTATGGCAGCTGCATCTTCATGTATGTGAAACCGTCTGCAAAGGGGAGAGTGTCTTTAAATAAAGGGGTAGCTCTGCTCAGTACTTCTGTTGCCCCCATGTTGAATCCTTTCATTTATACACTGAGAAACAAACAAGTGAAAGATGCTTTTAAACATATGATCAAAAGAATAGAATTTTTCTCACTGAAGTGAACCACTTTAGTGATATTAACTGAGGttatgagtaaaataaaacaagaagggTGCAGTATGTCACAGAGCTATTCAATGTTTGTATTCAAATAATATTACCTATCTTGTGACATAATTTCTGTTGGGGCTTGCCTAACCTTCAAAGTCTAACCATCACTGTTGTTTTTCCCCTCATGCTGAGAGCACATACAAAAGATAATTCTTGTTTATTGTCAAGTTCATTTGCTGTTTTATTTGGTGCCTCTATAGAATTTCTTCCAAAATTCTctcagagagagacaaagtgggATTTCATTTTCTCCATGTTCCTTTCCACTTCTCTGGAATTCAGAGATTCAATTTGGcgtatattttatacaaaaaatacaCTACCTAGATTTCATCAACTAATCAGGTTTTTTGGGGGGATGCAGAATTTGATGTCCGATTTATTACTGTACTAAATAGAAACTTGGGGAAAATTAATTTACTGGTATTTCTTATATTATGCATCTTGATAGTTTCCAACTTTCAACCAGGCTTAGAGTTATAGTGTGTTTTGAGAAACAAATTAAAGGAACTCCAGAGAATTTAAAGCATTACTGCTCTTGCAGTAATCAGGTAGAAATTATCACTGacatttattgattgcttacAATGGCCAGGACTTGTGAAATGTATTAGCTCCCATCTTCAAAACTATCTAAGTCAGGTATCATCATGCTCATGTATGCATGAAAACCTCAGACATATTTTGAGCTTAATTCACTTGCTGATGACAAAAAAGAATAGTCACAACTCACTGATGACAAAATCTGGTTTCTTGATGGCCATGCATCTTTTATACTTTGTTAGCAAACTAAAGTGGAAATCCCTCTGTCTATATGTTATTTGGGAGGCAAAAACAGTAAGATCTTTATAGAAAAGTCCAAGAGTTTAAGGAATGACATAGAAAAAATTAAGGCCTTATGAGATTtagatcttatttatttatttatttattgctgagagaaattcatcctgagctgacatctgtgccagtcttcctctattttgtatgagggtcaccagcacaacatggctgacaaatggtgtaagtctgcacctgggatccaagcccatgaacctgggcagccaaagtggagtacaccaaacttaaacactagACCATGGGACCAGCACTGAgaatgctttatttttcaaattaagtgATTTGAGCATTAAAAATTAGATATAATTACTGATCatgtgaaaagcaaaatattttgacTCTTTTCCTTTAACTTGGATCATATTACAATGTGACCTACTGATAAAATTTTCCCAAGAAgactaatttaaattttcttgatgAATATTTATCTATCACTTAGTTTTGAGACAATCTATATGGTGACCTTAGGGATAATTGTTACATGGATTGTCCAAATCCATTTAGAAGGAAATATGACTTTATTAGAACACCAGGTTAAcaatttcatgtgaattttatgaacatttgtgaATAAATCTACATATCTAAATAAGTATTAAATCGGGCATTGAGAATGACTGCAAGAGATTCGAGTATACATTTCAAATAGGGATCATGTTTGTGTAAGTGGTTTGTATTAAACTATAATActttaggaatattttatttgacagcagaagttgacacataaaaataAGTATCCTTTGACCTTCTCTATTTGGCTTTCTTTTACTGATCAACTTCTGAAAGGCATTATAACCTAAGATTATATGCAGAAAATTTTCTACTTTATGGATGACAACTACATCCAAGAAAAGTATTCTCAAAATGGTTGGCATCTGACAAATTTCTTGTGAACACCCTTGCCTAAGTCTTAAGTTGTTGCCAAATGCAATAAtgtagaatatttattttatattcctaaaTAGAATTTTGCTTATGTATTAAGCTTATTctttaaatatgaatataaagACTATTTAGCTGTTGTTAAAGTCTGATATGTAGgtaaattaataaacaatttaATATAGATCAAAGACTGAAACTTCCCCCTATTTCCTTCATCtccaaaaataattatatatgacTTTGTGAAATTCGTAAATACATTTACTAGGTTTAACCACTTACAGTGCATAGGTGCTGTTTTATCTTCCATTCCGAGGCTGTCTGTAAGCAgataatggaaaatgaaaaaggaaagaaaccccAGGCCTAAGGTATGTTGAGACGTGATTAGTGGAAGTAATTTTCCAcctaattttaaataaatcatgagTTTGTAGCTAAACGTTGACTTTTGTTAATAGCAGAGATAAAGGTGCATTACATGGACCTTCGATTTTCAAATTGTGTTAGACTTGCAAAACACTATTGAAGTCCTTTCTGTGCACCAATTTTTGGCACTCTGactttctttccctctggaaCTTAAAAGTGACAAAATTATTAGCAGTTTATGTTTCACTAATACATATTGAATGAGTGTTAAGATGAGCTAGACTCAAGGGGAATCAATCGTCTCTTCAATACCCTTCCGGCCACTGATCTCCAATTCATCGTCCACATTGCTTTTCAAATACTTTCTAGAATGTGAATTGATCATGGAACATTCCTGCTAAGAAATTTTTGATGGCTTTCTATTGCTTACAAAATGATGTTGAAACTCCTCTAGTATTTTCAAAATCtgatctttcatttcatttcttatcTCTTCCAACTAGGAGTCCTGAGCCTCAATAACACTGTATAACAAAGCGTACTGCAAAATTATATGCTCTCACATATGTAGAAGGCATATTCCATGCCTAAATCTTCTCTGCTAGCATATAAAACATCAATTATCAGTTAAAGTTAATTCACATGGGGTCGCCTATGGAAGACTCTCATGGGCAAGGCTGTGTTGGTCACTCCATACTCGAACTTTCATAGTGTTTGTTGTCAACCTTCGATGGTACTTATCATAGCACATGTAATTGGCTATATATGTTTCCTTCAGTGGACTCTAAGTTCCTCAAAAAGAGCCCACATCTTACGCATTTTGACATTCTCATCATTTAAGCCACTGCCTAGAAAGGAATCAATAAATTAGTGAAGAAATGTGACTTCACAATAAAATATTGCATAATATTTGCATGGCAGTTCACCACAAGTAATCATAAGCAGAAACAACAAACTCCTGAAACAATGAAGTCATAAAAATTGCTTCAAGAATCATATAAATTCTGTCAAATAATGGATAATAGCTTACAGAAATCAAAGACAGTAAGGCAATTTTACGTAGAGATAAGAGACTATTGAAGAGAAAGTTTtggaaataatagaatttattgaaacgaaaataaaaataattgaaataaaaatttatatataggtCAAACAACGAATTGACATATTTGCTGAATATGTCAACAGGAAAATACTTCTCAGTAAGTTATTTAGAATACCATGTAGAAAGGTAAGATATATAAATATGGGAGAGTTCACAAAACACTGCATATATAACGAGATGTTCTAATGTATGTTGGATTGGATATCTAGTAGCAGAACATATCTAGAACAGGGAAAACTTTTATTGTGAGATAATGGCTATTAACTTTCCATAACTGATGAAAGACACCAATTTGAATTTTTAggaaactaaataaatattaggcaaatttaaataaaaagaaatccatgaGTAGGCAAATCATAATGGAATTCTGGAAACTGCAAGGATAAACAGAACATTTTAAGAGCAATAAGAGAGTAAAGATAGATTAGAAACAAAGGGCGAATAGTAATTCAACAGCAACGCTGTGATACGAAGATAGTTtaatgatttcttaaaaatacagaGAGAGGAGCCGGCtgggtggcgcaggggttaagtgtgcacgttccgcttcagccacccagggtttgccggtttggatcccaggtgaggacatggtactgcttgtcaagccatgctgtggtaggcgtcccacatagaaagtagaggaagatgggcacggatgttagctcagggccagtcttcctcagcaaaaagaggaggattggcagcagatgttagctcagggttaatcttccttaaaaaaaaaaaaaaagagagagagaataatagtTAGACTTGTATATGCAGCAAAATCATTAAGAATTGGAGTTGAAAGATATTTTATGCAGAGAAATAGCTATGAGAGTTAGTTTTtcaaaaacatcagaaaatgagaaaaatataagcCACAAATTGAGAGGCAATATTTACAGACAGAAATGATTAgtatttgcaatatataaaagCACTGCTGTAAAACCATAGGGAATAGGTAAACGACCTACATAAAACTGGCTTAACTTTACAGGACATGAAATTTCTGAAGACGCATTTCAACctcttttctttaggaaaatgtcACTCACATCACAATGAAGAAAGTAACTTCAGAGAACTTTAAATATACATTAATCCTCAGACACAAAACTGCTGGAAGGAATGGGAAATATGAAAATCATGTGCTTGACATTAATTGGAGAGAAAACAAGATAAGGAAGAATTATCAGTCCAGAATACAGGGAAGCGAGATCCAGGAAAATCAATTTAGACTTTGGGCCTCCTTTTCCCTGAGGGAATTGCTGATGTAGAAGTGTCATCACTAAGAAAAGCTCAGTGTTGTTAACTGATTCCTGGGTCcaaggagacagagacagggcACATCAGAGGAGACTGGGTGAACACCTCTGATTTTGAGTTGAGAAACTCTAGTAAACTGACTCTCACAGGTCCGTATATTCTGCTTCAAATCATCTCAATATGTGCATTTGGACTGAGATTGTCCTGGATTCCTAAGAGTTTCAGTACCCAGCAAAATCAAAACATAAACATCTCTGGAAGAAATGGCATCATTTTAACccacattttttttccaattgcaCATCACATAAATACAGTGGAATAACTGCTGTGGTGCTAGATCGATGTAATGGAGTGAACTCATGTTATCTAACATATAGAGAGATTATAGAAAAAcatataagtataaatatataggtatgtttgtgtgtgttaaaTATGTATATGAGTATAAATATatgaatgtgcatgtgtgtatatatatgtatatataccccTCTGTACATATTagaatgtatatgtatattgtgCATGTGcgtatatgtgtatgcataagtgtgtgtgtgtttttacgTGTGTGTGTAAATCTGGCCACTGTGAGGACTTGACAATGTTGACCCCGCACAGCAATGAGCATACGTAACgtcagcacccagatcttggcttTGAAATAACTTTCTTCACTATAGGGAAAAAAACAGACTCCTTGAAGAAATTGTTTACATCAAGGTTGGTGTTGAAAAGGTACAAGTTGAGTCTGGAGCGCTTTGTGGTGCCAGGGAataaaaaaactctcaaaaattgATGGGATATTTCAAAAGGACAAGGGAACAATCTTGAAGGGGCCTACACTGGCCAACTCTGGGGCatctgagcatcaaaataaataatgataataatgaataaaattagaaaccacAAATTTGTAATGATATAAAGCAACAAACCTATAAATTGAAAGCTTTCCAAAGATTAAGATATTTACGTAGTATTCAATGTATCTgtacaaaatacttattaatttcaaaaacaaaagagtaGCTTTATGGTGAACAATCCTGTAAATAGCCATATTAatcaagaaatgaaagaaaacatcacctataatgggaaaaaataaaatagtgtgaTGCCTGTAGGATTCCATGAGAAAACATCATCATGTCTGTGATGTACCTGCCAAAGGttaataaatttaatgtaatcatgcagaaatatcagacaaaaatCGAGTGACACAATATATAATTACTGGAAAATAATTTCTGGTCCACTATCTTGAAAGTTAAGGAAAGACTAGATAGCTATTCCGAATTAAAGGagattaaaacattttgaaaagtaaacaTAATGCTAaactatattcttttttctacAAAGGAAAATTTTCGGACAATTGGTGAAACTTGAATAGAATTGGAGAATTGTATGTTAATAATGTAGCAATGTTAATGTCCTGGTAATGAACGTTGTATTGTGTTTATCTAgtagaatattcttttttgtcaTAAACATACACTACTATATTGAGTAACAGATGGAGTGTCAAATGGTTCAGGAATAAAAGATCcatgttttttctttatgtttcatattgttttgaaataaaaataaacagtgagccatttaagtattttattgttggTGCCCTTGAGTCAATTCTGATTCCTCTCTACCCTGTGTTCAGCAGAGTGGAACCCAGCCTGGGCTTTCAGTGCCATCCTCTTatcttctggcactatatcagacgaTGCTCCACTGCTATgcgtagggttttcatggccaatttttttggaagtgggatatcagtggcatagctttcagcatcacagcaacaggcagtcACCTCAGTATGACAACCAGCAGAtggacaagtggtgtgggtccctgACTGGTAAACAAATCTGGGCCGTGAAAGTTTCCAATTTTGGGGATGGGTCACAATCAAGTTACTGGAATCCTAACATATTGCCTAGTGGACAAAAGAGACAGGTTCCTTTTGGGGAAAAACCCTCTTTCCAGTAGAATTGGTCATATTGTCCCAGGGCAGTGGAGTATCTGAAATTCTTGTTGGCATTAGGTATAGAGTTTAAATCACTTCTAGTTCTCTTTTGAGAGAATGTTCTTTCAGTTTTGTAGTTAAAACAATTCACAGTAGTTTTTAACtccttatttctttgttttcttttctctctctctctctctctttttgcttaattGGTATGTCCTGACACCAGTCACCAGaggacatttcttcttttttctttcttctttctctttcaattaATTGCTTTGTGTCTCCTGTGAGGAAAAGGATAAAACTGTGTCTTTTGTTAGCGTACAATTGGAAACAATAATTCTTTGTTACAAAGTTTGTGTTCCTTTCA
This genomic interval carries:
- the OR6C74 gene encoding olfactory receptor 6C74, yielding MRNHTTVRTFILLGLTDDLQLQVVIFLLLFFTYMLSVTENLTIIALTLLDSHLKMPMYFFLRNFSFLEILFTTVCIPKFLVSMATGDKTISYNSCAAQMFFTILLGATEFFLLAAMSYDRYVAICKPLHYTTIMNSRLCSLLVFASWLAGFIIIFPPLLVGLQLDFCAVNTVDHFFCDVFPILQLSCTDTDLVELMALLSAILTLLVTLVLVILSYTNIIKAILKIPSSQQRKKAFSTCSSHMVVVSISYGSCIFMYVKPSAKGRVSLNKGVALLSTSVAPMLNPFIYTLRNKQVKDAFKHMIKRIEFFSLK